From a single Nicotiana tomentosiformis chromosome 2, ASM39032v3, whole genome shotgun sequence genomic region:
- the LOC104114161 gene encoding pyruvate decarboxylase 1-like encodes MDAKIGAIDTCKPANNDVGSLPTTNSVTIHTPTVPFNSPDSTLGRHLARRLVQVGVTDVFGVPGDFNLTLLDHLIAEPGLKFIGCCNELNAGYAADGYARARGVGACVVTFTVGGLSVLNAIAGAYSENLPLICIVGGPNSNDYGTNRILHHTIGLPDFSQELRCFQTVTCYQAVVNNLEDAHELIDTAISTALKESKPVYISIGCNLPGIPHPTFSREPVPFCLSPRLSNQMGLEAAVEAAAEFLNKAVKPVVVGGPKLRVAKASEAFVELADASGYAVAVMPSAKGLVPEHHPHFIGTYWGAVSTAFCAEIVESADAYLFAGPIFNDYSSVGYSLLLKKEKAIIVQPDRVTIANGPAFGCVLMKDFLAALAKRLKHNPTAYENYRRIYVPEGHPLKCEPKEALRVNILFEHIQRMLSGDTAVIAETGDSWFNCQKLKLPEGCGYEFQMQYGSIGWSVGATLGYAQTAREKRVIAFIGDGSFQVTAQDISTMLRCGQRTIIFLINNGGYTIEVEIHDGPYNVIKNWNYTGLVDAIHNGEGKCWTTKVHCEEELVEAIETATEAKKDCLCFIEVIVHKDDTSKELLEWGSRVSAANSRPPNPQ; translated from the exons ATGGACGCGAAGATCGGAGCAATTGACACGTGTAAACCGGCGAACAACGACGTGGGAAGCTTACCAACAACCAACAGCGTTACCATTCACACACCTACCGTTCCGTTCAACTCACCGGACTCCACACTAGGCCGTCATTTAGCACGCCGTTTAGTCCAAGTCGGCGTCACCGACGTTTTTGGCGTTCCCGGCGACTTTAATCTTACACTTTTAGACCACTTAATAGCTGAACCTGGGCTCAAATTCATTGGCTGTTGTAACGAGCTAAATGCTGGGTATGCTGCTGATGGGTACGCTAGAGCTCGTGGTGTTGGAGCTTGTGTTGTGACTTTTACTGTTGGTGGACTTAGTGTTCTTAATGCTATTGCTGGTGCTTATAGTGAGAATCTTCCTTTGATATGTATTGTTGGTGGGCCTAATTCTAATGATTATGGAACTAACAGAATCCTTCATCATACTATTGGATTGCCTGATTTTAGTCAAGAACTTCGTTGCTTTCAAACTGTTACTTGTTACCAG GCTGTGGTGAATAACTTAGAGGATGCACATGAACTGATCGATACAGCGATATCTACGGCGTTGAAAGAGAGTAAGCCGGTTTATATAAGCATAGGTTGTAACTTGCCGGGGATTCCACACCCCACTTTTAGCCGTGAACCGGTACCATTTTGCCTCTCTCCTAG ATTGAGTAATCAGATGGGTTTGGAAGCAGCAGTGGAGGCAGCTGCAGAGTTCTTAAACAAAGCTGTGAAACCAGTTGTTGTGGGAGGGCCAAAATTGCGCGTTGCAAAGGCATCTGAGGCATTTGTTGAATTGGCGGATGCCAGTGGATATGCTGTTGCAGTGATGCCATCGGCTAAGGGGCTGGTTCCAGAACACCATCCTCATTTCATTGGAACTTATTGGGGTGCAGTGAGCACGGCTTTCTGCGCTGAAATTGTGGAATCTGCTGATGCTTACTTGTTTGCTGGGCCTATTTTTAACGACTATAGCTCTGTTGGGTATTCTCTGCTTCTTAAGAAAGAGAAAGCAATCATTGTCCAGCCGGATCGTGTGACTATTGCGAATGGACCTGCATTTGGTTGTGTTCTAATGAAGGATTTTCTTGCCGCTTTGGCCAAGAGGCTAAAGCACAACCCGACTGCATACGAAAATTATCGTAGGATTTATGTTCCAGAAGGACATCCTCTTAAGTGCGAGCCTAAGGAGGCATTAAGGGTTAATATTCTCTTTGAGCACATTCAGAGGATGTTGTCTGGTGACACTGCTGTGATTGCTGAGACAGGGGATTCATGGTTCAATTGCCAGAAGCTTAAACTGCCCGAGGGATGCGG GTATGAGTTCCAGATGCAGTATGGATCTATTGGTTGGTCTGTTGGCGCAACTCTTGGTTATGCGCAAACAGCACGAGAAAAGAGGGTGATTGCTTTCATTGGTGATGGTAGCTTCCAG GTGACTGCTCAGGATATATCAACAATGCTGCGATGCGGGCAGAGGACTATCATCTTCTTGATAAACAATGGTGGTTATACAATTGAAGTTGAGATCCACGACGGACCTTACAATGTGATTAAGAACTGGAATTACACTGGACTAGTTGATGCAATCCATAACGGGGAAGGAAAATGTTGGACAACAAAG GTTCATTGTGAAGAGGAGCTTGTGGAAGCAATTGAAACTGCAACTGAAGCCAAGAAAGATTGCTTGTGTTTCATTGAAGTGATTGTTCACAAGGATGACACCAGCAAAGAGCTGCTTGAATGGGGTTCTAGAGTTTCTGCCGCTAATAGTCGCCCACCAAATCCTCAGTAA